The following proteins are co-located in the Acropora palmata chromosome 11, jaAcrPala1.3, whole genome shotgun sequence genome:
- the LOC141896507 gene encoding octopamine receptor beta-2R-like has product MPLSQTFITEIGKANNLKYLFFFYIFSSHRTMSLFGEHPCINVPIAPEYLAFTTTALSVVICFITVTGNMMVVLAIFIDPNKELKTPFNYFVANLAICDLFVGIVLDPLSITYHYFEGSERRFPAARYYLHFPYFISCTASVLSLAALTVDRYWAITSPLSYRLKLNSKRAGFVAAGIWAFAVMFSFVYLLIGYLKCAFVFAHTAILATFLIMLFTYLKIVRALKHQILQWEMTESGSAESQSKRQAIKWEQKVSKTCLIMLAVFLASYLPSCVLIYFTNLCSSCSCGFIHVARDVHFMLILANSAVNPFLYAWRFENIRKAIFKLMLGCRDYRKRRIFHGNPESN; this is encoded by the coding sequence ATGCCCCTTAGTCAAACTTTTATAACTGAGATAGGAAAAGCAAACAACTTAAAgtatctctttttcttttatattttttcttcgCATAGAACGATGTCCTTGTTTGGTGAGCATCCGTGCATCAACGTACCCATCGCACCGGAGTATTTAGCATTTACTACAACCGCTTTATCAGTAGTAATATGCTTCATTACTGTAACAGGGAACATGATGGTTGTGTTGGCCATCTTCATTGACCCCAACAAGGAACTTAAGACGCCATTTAACTACTTCGTGGCCAACTTAGCTATCTGCGATCTTTTTGTGGGAATCGTGCTAGATCCTTTGTCCATTACATACCATTATTTTGAAGGTTCAGAAAGAAGATTCCCAGCTGCCCGTTACTACCTCCACTTTCCCTATTTTATTTCGTGTACCGCCTCTGTTCTCAGTCTTGCAGCCCTCACGGTGGATCGATATTGGGCTATAACGTCACCTCTATCCTACAGATTGAAACTGAATTCAAAACGCGCCGGTTTTGTGGCAGCTGGAATTTGGGCTTTCGCGGTGATGTTTTCGTTCGTATATCTTTTAATCGGTTACCTAAAGTGCGCATTCGTATTCGCTCACACCGCCATCCTCGCAACATTTCTCATCATGTTATTTACATATTTGAAGATAGTTCGAGCCTTGAAGCATCAAATTCTACAGTGGGAGATGACAGAGAGTGGATCAGCCGAGAGCCAATCCAAGAGGCAAGCAATAAAATGGGAGCAGAAAGTGTCTAAGACGTGTTTGATCATGTTGGCTGTATTTCTCGCTAGCTACCTCCCCTCTTGTGTATTGATCTATTTCACTAATCTATGTAGTTCATGTAGCTGTGGTTTCATCCATGTGGCCAGAGACGTTCATTTTATGTTGATCTTGGCAAATTCAGCGGTGAACCCTTTTCTTTACGCTTGGCGTTTTGAGAATATTAGAAAAGCTATTTTCAAGCTTATGCTCGGCTGTCGAGATTATCGAAAACGCCGCATATTCCATGGAAATCCTGAAAGTAATTAG